The Cupriavidus necator DNA window CTCCTGCCGCGCCGGCTTACCTGGGCTGCATCCGGATCGCCCCGTCGAGACGGATGACCTCGCCGTTCAGCATCGGGTTGCCGACCACGGCTTCCACCAGCCGCGCATACTCGGCGGGCCGTCCGAGGCGCGAGGGGAACGGCACCATCCTGCCCAGCGCGTCGCGCACGGTTTCGGGCAAGCCCATCAGCATGGGCGTTTCGAAAAGGCCCGGCGCGATGGTCACGCAGCGCACGCCGTCGCGCGCCAGGTCGCGGGCGATGGCCAGCGTCATCGACGCTACGCCGCCCTTCGACGCGGCATAGGCCGCCTGCCCGATCTGCCCCTCGAACGCCGCCACCGACGCGGTGTTGACGATGACGCCACGCTCGCCGCCGGCATCGGGCGCGTTGCCCACCATCGCCGCGGCGGCGAGGCGGACCATGTTGAAGGTGCCGATCAGGTTGATGCGCACGGTGCGCTCGAAGGCGTCGAGCGGATGGGGGCCGTCCTTACCGACCGTCTTGCACGCGGGCGCCACGCCGGCGCAGTTCACCAGTCCGGCCAGCCGGCCGAGCGCGGTGGCGGCGTCGACGGCGGCGCGGCCGTCGGCCTCGCTGCTCACGTCGCAGCGCACGAAGCGGCCGCCCAGTTCGGCAGCCAGCGCCTCGCCGGCGGGGTTGATGTCGGCGATGACGACCTTGCCGCCGGCGGCGGCAATCATGCGGGCGGTGGCTTCGCCGAGGCCCGAGGCGCCGCCGGTAACGAGGAAGACGTTGTCGCGGATGTCCATGCCAGTCTCCCGCTCAGCGCTTCAGTTGCGCCATGTAGCTGTCAAGCGCGGCCTCATGGTCGTTGGTGTGGTGCGCCAGCGCCTGGAAGCCGGCCGAC harbors:
- a CDS encoding 3-hydroxyacyl-CoA dehydrogenase, which produces MDIRDNVFLVTGGASGLGEATARMIAAAGGKVVIADINPAGEALAAELGGRFVRCDVSSEADGRAAVDAATALGRLAGLVNCAGVAPACKTVGKDGPHPLDAFERTVRINLIGTFNMVRLAAAAMVGNAPDAGGERGVIVNTASVAAFEGQIGQAAYAASKGGVASMTLAIARDLARDGVRCVTIAPGLFETPMLMGLPETVRDALGRMVPFPSRLGRPAEYARLVEAVVGNPMLNGEVIRLDGAIRMQPR